One Amaranthus tricolor cultivar Red isolate AtriRed21 chromosome 1, ASM2621246v1, whole genome shotgun sequence DNA window includes the following coding sequences:
- the LOC130817689 gene encoding uncharacterized protein LOC130817689, with protein sequence MYPKVKVRSLEGDNDNFDFPIIPIEGFDSFSIRDSSPPVKGVKLAASVARIPRSYIPRSITPPPSLPTPAANKSELEQDGRKPRIRASSIPRPRAVVSSPDNDQILGTKNKMRLQRPSAMRTPTLAQSRQLEGRSTRTMNTKKPLKSIESKATTHTKDIKENKGSNTNVSKAKPGENKVATRVNDVKERNVSTLHVRVPISDISKAKPCFMVT encoded by the exons a TGTATCCAAAGGTGAAAGTAAGATCGTTAGAGGGAGATAATGATAATTTTGATTTCCCCATTATTCCTATTGAGGGTTTTGATTCTTTCTCAATTAGAGATTCTAGTCCTCCTG TAAAAGGAGTTAAATTGGCAGCATCTGTTGCCAGGATACCGAGGTCATACATTCCAAGATCGATTACTCCGCCCCCTTCCTTGCCAACAC CTGCTGCAAACAAGAGTGAATTGGAACAAGATGGTAGGAAACCCCGTATCAGAGCTAGCTCTATCCCAAGGCCACGTGCTGTCGTTTCAAGCCCTG ATAATGACCAAATTCTGGGAACTAAAAACAAAATGAGGTTACAACGACCATCAGCGATGAGAACCCCAACCTTGGCTCAGAGCAGGCAACTGGAAGGAAGGTCCACTCGAACGATGAATACTAAGAAACCGTTGAAAAGCATTGAAAGTAAGGCTACTACCCATACAAAAgatattaaagaaaataaaggaTCGAATACAAATGTAAGCAAAGCAAAACCCGGTGAAAATAAGGTTGCTACTCGTGTGAACGATGTGAAGGAAAGGAATGTATCGACATTACATGTTAGAGTTCCGATATCAGATATAAGTAAGGCGAAACCATGCTTCATGGTTACATGA